The following nucleotide sequence is from Leopardus geoffroyi isolate Oge1 chromosome D4, O.geoffroyi_Oge1_pat1.0, whole genome shotgun sequence.
CCGACCTCCCGATGCCTCCTTGAGCCACCTGTCCAGGAATGAAGGCTGGCAGCTGGCCTTTCCTTCCCGGGCAGGCCCCCTTGCGCACAGagctcttctccccccacccccaccccgagacACTCCCCCCCCACTGGAAGCGGAGCTGTCCCCATGCACAGCGGGGCCTGCCCCGTGACATTTGTGACATTCGAGTCCCTGTGCTCTGAGTTTCCACTGCAGAGACCCAGGCTGGGACCCAGAAGCCCAAACTCTGGGGATGGGGATAAATGCTTCCCTTCCGGAAAAGCAGCCCGAAGGTGGCGGCCTCtcccaggagaaggaaggggaaggtggGCAGCGCCTGGATGTGTGAGCCTCACCCACAAGCTTTGCCATTCGGGCCTGCTCCCCCTGGATCTCGCCCTCACAGTAGAAAATGTAGTGGTCCTTCACCTCCGTCGGCTCGATGTACACGACACGCTTGCCCCCGTCTGCGGGAGGACAGTGCACACGTCGGGGAGAAGCCACGTGGCTCTCCGGAAAGAGGCGCTCACCCGGGTCCAGCTtagcagacccccccccccggcctccaCGCGCTCCCGGGCTCCCCCCCAGGTCCCTCCCCAATGGCCCGAGCCCCTGCACACCGGGTCACGGAGAAGTCTCGGGTTGTGGGGCTGGAAGAGGTTGGGGCGTGGGGAGCTCAGCCCTTACCCCTGACGTGGGCACAGCCATAATGGGAACGTTCTGGACAAGCCAGTCCCCACGGGGACATATCTGTCCCACCCAGTGCCTGGGGGTTGGTGTTCATATACGTGAGGCACGCTGACTGATGAGAGGAGACGGCAGGCATTTAGGGGTCAGATGGGAACGGGGCTTCTCAGGCCTGGAGTCCCCATGGGAATCATGTCACTGCCCCGTCTCCCGGGGCCGGGGGAGGCGGAGGACCGCCCGGTGGAGGCTCCAGGACTCACAGGCCATGTATTTGTTGGGCTCAGAGGTTTTCTCCAGCATCAGTTCCACCTCCTTGCACTGACCATTTATCCTGGAACACAGAAGCCACGTGGGGGGCTGCGCTGGGTGTGGCCTCTCGCCAGGGCCCCGTGATGCCCTGGGTCTGAGGCCGGCCGACCGGGCAGCTGCCATCTCCCACCCCAAGTCTCGGCCGGGCCCCCAGTGCCATGGGGGGCAGCTCCCTGGGGCTcccccaggggaggggggtgtgggtgtCTCACCCCTAATCAGCCAGCGCTGCCCCTCAAAGCCCGCGGGGTCCCATCTGgggcttctctcccctccctggtgcccccccccccgagtgaGGCACTTCCCACGGCAGGGTGCCCCCAAAGCTGCCCCGTGCTGAGTGTGAGGAAGACAACAGGGTGGCCTGTGCCCGCCGCACCCGGATGCTGGCCTTGCGGTGCGTGTGCACGCGGGGGGTTGCCGAGGGAGGTCACGGGCCACCACAGCTGACACTCACAGCAAGGTGGTCTTGGCTTTCATGTTGCCCCCCTCCAGAACCGTGAGGGTCAAGGGGGTCACCAACTCCGGCTTCTTCCAGGATGTCTCTCGGTCTGTGATCATGGCCTTCATGTACCATTTTCCTGACATCTGCAGAAGGTGCCCTCTCTTCAGGACACAGGCCAACCACCCCcccagggcccccctccccctctgcggGCCCGGGCCCTCCCGACCCCCGGGGCTGGAGGCACACGGCAATTCCGAGcccaccaccctccccagccGGCCCCCGGCACCCGGGTGCCAGCTGCCAGCCTCCACAGGTGCCCTCCACCCTGGGGGTCCTCAGGGGCAGGGGTCAGTGCCTGGGCCTGAAACGTCTCACGcctccctgcgccccccccctccagcccaccctgCCCCGTCCGAGCCTCACAGCTGTCGTGTCCTCGCCCGAGGCCGGGGGCTCCTGGGCCTGGAGGACGGTGATGAGGCCGAGGCCGACGGCCAGGAGCAGGGCCTTCATGTCTAGGGGTACGTGCTCACGGCTGCCGAAAGGTGCTCCCTGGGGCTCTGAAAGGCTGTCCCGGCCCTTTGCACAGCCACACTTTATACTCTTGGGCCCAGGTCCCCCGGGAGGCTTGGCACGGACAGTCTACCGCTCCCAGCCATCAACCGTGGCCAATTCTGCAGTGAAGCGGATAAAACATCGTTATTGTAGGACTGAACAACTCTGGGTGACCGCCATGGACCCGTCAGGTCTGCGCCACGGGCCAGAGACACAGTAGCAGATGCTATCGGGAAGGGAAGCGAGCCTGGCTGGCGTGCTGGCCGCCAGACAGAGGACGCAGGCTTGGTCTCACAGACCCTCCTGTATCCCGGGCAGGCTACCCGACCCCAAATTCGGCATCGAGAAGGAAGGATCCGGCGTGTGGGAACGACTCAAAGGGGTCGTCCACCCTCCTGGCAACATGCGTGCGTGGACGCCTTGCGCGGCGCGGTGACAGATGAGACGCGGAAGGGGAGAACCACGACGGGCAGGCGGAAACGGCGACGTGTCtgatgtgcacacgcacacgcgccAACGTGACATCGGGAGCCCGGAGAACGCAGAGGCGGCCCGCGGGGCCGCCGGGGACACACCGCCTCTGGTCTGGCCACGTCACATCCGACTCCCCCCGCGTCACAGCAGAGCAGGACAGACCAGACACCCTTTCAGGCGAACGGCGTTAGTAGGGACGCAAGGGGAACCAGCACAAAAACAGCTGAAGAAGCAGTCGACCGAGAAGGCACGACCGTCGCGAACTTGAGGACAGGCTGGGCCAAAACCCAAAAGGCCAGGCAGCCGCAGGAACCCGCGGTCACACGGGGGACGTCACACCCCTCCGCTGGAGCAGAGGCTCGCAGGGGCGAGAGGCTGTGCGCGCGAAGCAGATTCCAGAGCGAGACGATAGAGGCCTGTCTCACGGCCGAAGGATCTCACTCCGGAAGAGCCGCAGAGTGTCCACGTGTGGGTAATGCAGCAAATTTCAAGAAGCAATACAAAGAGCGTGCCCTCTGTGGCCGCAAAGCCGCAAGGGCCCGCGGTGaacagagtggcagagagagaaaatccacaCTTAAGAATCTTCCCAAACAGCTCGTGGTTTGAAGAGGAAATCGCAAGAAAAGTATAGCATATTTAGAAAGGCCATAAACAGGTTGGGTGTCGAGTCGTGTCCCATGCTGTGGCCCCCACACTCTTCCGCTGAACCCCTAGCCCCTCCATGATGCTGTCAGGAGGTGGGGCCCCTGGAACGAGTGGGTCCTTGAGGGTGGGGTCCCCAGATATAGGATCGGAGCCCTTGCGGAGAGACCCCAGGGGGCTGCCTCACCCCGTGCGCCGGGTGTGGACACAGTGACAAGATGGCCCTCCCCAGACACCGCACCTGCTGGCACGGCGATCTCAGACTTCCGGCCTCAAAACTCTGAGAAAGCAATGTCTGGTGCTTTTGTTATAGCGGCCTGCGTGGACAAAGACAGGGCAGCTAAAGAAATCCAGAGAGAAACTTCTAGAGCGTTGGGTGGGtttcttaaacaacaacaaaacaatgaaaataaatgagctaagCATGTGagtcaagaaataagaaagatagcctaaagaaattaaaatctaaacaattataaagagcagaaattagcgaactagaatatttttttaatgtttatttttgagagagagagaaaaaaaaagagaggcagacagagtgtgagcaggggaggggcagagagagagagggagacacagaatccgaaggaggctccaggctccgagctgtcggcacagagcccgacgcggggctcgaacccacgagccgtgagatcatgacctgagctgaagtcaacggactgagccaccgaggtgcccctagaatatgtTTAAACTGGAGAAAACCAATAGTGGTCAAGCTGGCTGTgggaaaaatgcattaaaatagaCTCCTAGCAAGGCTGatggaaaaaatcagaaaagcaatGAAATCAAGGAAATGAGATCGAGGAAAAGCTCGAGCCATGCTGAGGATGAGCGGTTGGAAGGAGCGCCTGGCGGTCCTGGCGGTCTCTGAGGAGCTGCAGCCGTTTGGAGACACTGGTGCTGTCACAGGGCTGCACCCACAGACCAAGCAGATGGTGTGGCCGGCCCAGGAACAGCCCTGAGCAGGAGCGGAAATGCAGACGCGCCTTGCAGGTGACAAGAACATCTGCGGGGGGGGCGTTGGATAAAGGGATCCCACCGTGTGGAACAGGTGCGAACGCTGATGTCCCTGCCTCACGCCACACACACGTGGTTCCCGGCAGACCGTGAGGCGCCCTATGAAAAACAAAGCTTTGGAAGCccgaaaagagagggagaggtcCTAACAGAGGCTGTGAAAGGCAAGCCAGGCAGGAGGAAAACGTTTGCAGCGTGTACAGATGGGAGGTTTATGCGGGGTCCACCGGGAGCTCCTGCAAAGGAATCAGAGAAAAGAGCAGCGGGGCGGGGGACAAAGTGGGCGGCGGACAGAAGAGGCAGCGGGGTGCGGGGCGCTCGGCGTCACCGCAGGGCAGGACGGAAAGGAGATCCCCCCGCAGAGCCCCACCCGAGGATAGGTGCCCCTAGCACGTGGCGTGCGGAATTCTCATCCACGGCCGCGGGGTGTGAGCCCCCAAGGGAGAACCACAGGGAGTCCCCGGCAGACACGCGAGCCCTGGGCCCCCGCGGTTCTGCTCATACAGACCCTGAAACGTCCCTGCGGGTCCCTCCCATGCGCAGGTGAACTGCTCCCTGGTCGTGAGAATTTGTAAATTTGCTGCAGCTTCTCAGTGGTGCGGGAGGGGGCCACGGGCAGTCTGGGGCTCAGTGGGACGGTGGGACGGTCACTTGAGTGTAGAGCTACTCTCTGCTGGCTCCCCCTTGTGGCCTTGGCTTtcaggaaccccccccccccactgccctctgTGCCGATGCCGCTGGGGTCCCCACGCGGGTGTGTGGGCTGCAGGTCACCGCACGTGGAGAGCGAAGGAAGAGAAAGGCCGCTCTGCGCGAAGCCGGGGGACCGGTCTGCGTCCCGTGCTTCCGCGCCTCGCTGCGGACACTCGTAAACGGCGGTCGGTTCCCGTCGAGGGCCGGTCTAAACGCAAGCCCCTCTCTGTCTGAAGCCGCAGGGTGATGCCACACACTTTTATGCTGTTTGGACAGTAATCACATGAAGCAGAATTGATCGGAATTCTGGTCAAGGCACCAAATCCCGACGGGGGTAACAAACGTGTCACGTTGGAAGTCGCGTGTCTTCTGCGCCCCAGCCACCAGCAATGACAAACGAATTCTGGTGCCCCATACTAGAGCGGAGCCTGAATTTTCTTCCTGCTGCAGGAAACAGCAGAAAGTCAACGTCACGGGAAGCGGCTAGAAGACACGGGACAATGACATTTTCTGGAGATGTGCACGTAGTAACTAATCAAATGTCACGGTTCTCCTTGGATTTGGTGATGTGTACGGCACGTagctttgtaatttttattttatttaaaaaaatgtttattttgagagagagagacgacgtgagtgtgagcaggggaggggcagagagaggagagaaagagcccccaggttctgcactgtcagcacttagtgcgacgcggggctcgatctcatggccgtgagatcacgacctgagccaaaatcaagagtctggatgccgggagtgcaagctggtgcagccgctctggaaaacagtctggagattcctcaaaaaactaaaaatagaactacccgatgacccagaaattgccttactaggtatttatccaagggatacaggtgtgctgtttcgaaggggcacatgcacccccatgtttatggcagccctattgacaacagccaaagtcTGGAatgagcccacatgtccatcgatggatgaatggataaagaagatgtggtctatagatacagtggagtattactcagcaatcaaaaagaacgaaatcttgccatttgcaactatgtggatggaactggagggtatgatgctaagtgaaattagtcagtcagagaaagtcaaaactcgtatgacttcactcatatgaggactttaagagacaaaacagacgaacacaagggaagggaagcaaaaataatataaaaacagggagggggacaaaatagaagagactcataaatatggagaaccaacTAAGGGTTACGGGAAGGGTTGGGAGgggggctaaacgggtaagggacaccaaggaatccactcctgaaatcattgttgcactctatgctaactaacttggatgtaaattttttcaaataaaaaataaaaataaaaaagagtctgGATGCTCAGCCGTCGggtccacccaggcaccctggtactCAGCTGTTTCGGTGTGCAGTTTTGTGGATCTTTTCCTCGCTGCAACTAAATCTTTACTTTCCTATCTCGTTCAGGTTaataatttgtattgtttttgctcTGTGTCCAGCGCGGGTCGGTCTGTCTCCATCTgacccccgcccaccccacccccggcccgtGCCGTCCCGAAGCCCAGCGCGGCCGCCCTGTCCTCGGGAAGAAGGGGCCAGGGCCACCGTCCGTGCGGGACCGCGTGTCACGGTTGATGGCAGCGTGCCGAGGGGGCCCCGTCACCAGGTCAGCtcggctccctcctcccccattgtCTGGCTCACGCGCTCCTTCGGGACTGGGCTCAAAAGGAAGCTTGGACTTAGCCCAGCTGACCCAGTGGCAGCCATTTGGCACGAGGCGAGCCACACTTGACCTCAGGGCCCGGGAGCAGCGAGGCAGCCGGAGGGCCCAGCGGTGCCAGGGCGGCTTCCAGGAAAGGTCACGCCGTGTTTCTGTTCCAGCTCTTTCTGTACGTTGAGCTCCTGCAAGGTCCCCGGCTTCTCTGAACACAGGACCCCTTTGTGCCACTAGCTCGCTCTGTGTTACGGTGAATGTCACACGAACAGTGTGTCTTCCTGTCTTGGCTGCTAGGTCAGTGCCAGTGGCCATGGCCCCCAGGGGAGGCTTGGCCAACCTTTCTGGGCCGCTGCCCCGGCGCGAGGAGCCTCTCGGGGGCTCCTCACACCCTCCTCCCGGGAGGCAGATCCCAGGGAATGGGACCCGAAGGCAGGCCTCTCCCAGTCGGTGTCCGGGAGCCGCGTCGGGCCCCCCCGATGTGCTCGGCACGGGGGTCGTGCCCGATCGGCCTTGGCTGGCCCAGGGGGTTGCAGGGGCCTCATTACGGACACGCCGACCTCTCAGCCGGGCTTCTTCCAGGGGACCGGACGCCTCACTCTGCAGCTGGGGCCGGTTCTGAGGAGGGGGCTTGAGGGCCGGTAACTGTCCCTGTGCCGCAGATGACAGGCCGTGCGCTTTCCCTCACGGActaggaggagcagagaggaagggctcACTAGCAGGGGCCGCTGAGGAGGGAACAGAATGAAACCGGCCCTGTTTGCCCCCCGGGGAATCTGGCCCCCGCCCTCCACCCTGAAGTTCTCCCGCCTCGCCTCCCTGGCagtccccagcccaccccagctGAAGTTGTCGCAGGCGGGGCCTTGAGACCAGCGCCAAAGGAGGGAGGCCCTGTCCCCgcgccctccccctgctcccggCAGGCCGGCTCACAGGTGCCATCGGCCTTGACCTCGGAGAGGCCGTGAGTCCTGTCCCCCTTCACGGAAGGCGTGGAGGGgccagggggtgggaagggagccaACTCCTCAGAGGCTGGTGCGCGCTGGGGCTTGTGTGTGACCGAGGGGCCGCCTCCCGCAGCAGGCTCACCCGGGGGTGCGCTGGGGAGGGGGGTCTACAACACCGTGCCCTTTGACACGCTCCCATTTCTCCCCTTTTCTGGTTTTCTGAGCCCTTGTCTGCAATTGCCTATGGGATGGCCCTACCAGACTCCGAGTACTAATAGAAAGActagcctggggggtgggggagctgaaCAAGGGAGAGTCTAACtcctacttttaaattttcagcCTCTTCTGAGTTCTGTGCAGTTGGCTGTTGAATAACGCAGGGGTTGGGGTACCCAACCCCACCTCCTgggcagttgaaaatccacatataacttttgacctCCCCCCAAAGCTGAACTGCTGATAGCCCGCTGGTGACTGGAAGCCGTACTGATCACACAGTCGACTGACTCATAGTTGGCCCGTTCTGTGAACACACGCTGTGTTCTTACCGTAAAGGGAGCCGCAGAAGAGAAACGTCAGAGGAagatcaaaaggaagagaaaatacatttacggCGCTGGCCTGTATTTCCTGAAAAAAATCCCGGGTCGCAAGTGGACCCACGCAATTCCAACTCGTGtcgttcaagggtcagctgtataatcagaatttttttaaaaggctgtttacattaaatataagcCGATATATTTGTATTGTAATTTTATGCTTTTCAGAAAACATGGAAATAGTCTATAATCTCACCACCACCCCACAAAGAACGTTCCCCAGGGATTTTAACAGGGTTGCCATTAAGTATGAGGTTGAATTTGGGGATAATCCGATTCTTGCCATGGTTTCTCCCCTATTCGTTTGCTCCCCATTTGGTCTGCGGCCACCACGTCCCTTGGGGCCGTTGGGCATTTCCTTGTGGGTGCCGAACACATCTTTTCAGGTTCTCCTAGGCATTGGGAGACCAGTGTGACGGGCTGACAGTGTCCCTGGGCTGCTGGGCCCATGGGAGCCATGTTAGTGCCGGAAGTCAGGGGCTCGAGAAAGCCTTTGGTGGCACCGTGGCAGGCGACCCAGTGACCGTTCCCGGCCTccaccctccctgctcctcatGGACTGGTGTCCTCATGAATGCTGACCGCCCTTCACGGTGAGTCTGGCTGATCTAACCACGACCCCATCCTCTGGTCAGTGATGGCTCTGGAACGAGCCGGGAGACGCGGGAAGAGACAAACCAAGGACATCTGAGAGCCACAACAGGAACCCCATCAGGATAAGCCAAGCTCGTGGGCCCTTGAGTAGAGACATGGAGAGTTCCCAGACCCTGAGTGACCCCACGGAAGCCCACCCCGGAGCTTGGACTCCAGCCACATGAGCCGACACACGGCCAGATTGATCCGGCGGTGGGAGGCAAAGCACAACACCTGGTGTGGGTGCTGCGGTCAGGACAGCCCTGCCGTGGACGGCACAGTGAGGGGGCTCTACCGGGAGAGGTGCGGGCGACGGCGGGCGTAAGCATCGGGGGACAGGCAGGTGCTGGGCAGGGAGAGGTCGGCAGCGGTGAcacggcggcggggggggggcctGCACAGGCCACCATCACTGCTGATCTCCAGCAACAAGGAAGAAGGCATTGGGACAAAGCAACAGGATGTATCTCTAAACCCATAGCAGCTGACCTTTAAGACTCCAGAGACGGACCGTGCCCGTCTCAAAAGTCCTCACTCTCAAACAATTATGCGGTCTGCCGTGCATGTGGAAAAGCCAACATCAATATCCGCGTGCGCGAGGCTCCAGCTGGCTTGGCCGTTGCGCGGGGAAGTGAAGCTGGAGCCTGGCCTACGGCCCCCGGCACCGACCGCCGGGCGGCGGGGCCAGGCAGACCCGGTGACTTCCAAGGGTCAGCCCACCGTCACCGCCTTGCTGTAGGTTGGACAGAGCAAGCGTGTCTGCTTTCTCTGTTctgattttgttctgtttgggGAAGCGGGGGACGCTGCGGGTTTCAGCGGAAACCCTCCCAGAACTAGGCTGGTCTGGTGACCTTGCTGTGACTCCCAAGTGACTCGGCTCGCCTTCAACCCTGCCCCAGGTGCCAGCAGTGCGGACATTCCCCTCGAACTGCTGGGTTAGATTGGAAATGTTTCTCAGTTGTCTCTTCTTCCTCCGCCTCCGTCAAGGGACAGAACGGCTTCCAGGTCACGCTGCCTTTTAACAGCTTTGTCGGCACGTACGTCACATCCCCTAGAGTTCATCGTGTTAATTGGACAATTCGGGATTTTTGCTCTATTTCAGGCTTGTGCAGACTTCGGCAAAGTCTACTTTTAGAACATTCCCACCTCCCCAACAAGGTCCCTCATAATTCCCAGCATCAAttcccaaccccaccccagcccctggaagccaGCCCTGtgcatttttctcttctggacatttcatacaaggGGATCCATATAATACGTGGCCTTGCACTCAGTATCATGTGTTCGGGATACATCCCCGTGGTAGTGGGGCCGGTGTTTTGGTCTTTTTCGCAGCTGAATGATATCATATTCCATCAGACGGGCAGACCACGTTCTGTTTGTCCACTCCCCACCTGCTGCGCATCTGGGTTGTTTCACCTCGGGGCACGGCGAGGGATGCTGTGTCCGCATCTGCGTAAAGGTCTCCGTGCGGACGTACGGCTCCAGCTCTGTGGGGTACGTGCCTAGGAGAGGGCTCCTGGGTCATCCAGCAGCGCTATGAAATTATTTGAGAAACTGACAGGGTGTTTTCCATGGTGGCCTCACTTTCACATTCCCACTCGAAACGGGCGGTGGCCTCATGTTCCCGACATCGTGACAACACctgtttttgcccattttctcgGCTGATGCCGTTCTAGTGGGTGTAAGGGGGTGTTTGTTGTgctttgatgtgcatttccctgatgactagtggcACTGAGTCGCTTCCACGGGACTTTGGCCA
It contains:
- the LOC123592659 gene encoding major allergen Can f 1-like isoform X1 → MKALLLAVGLGLITVLQAQEPPASGEDTTAMSGKWYMKAMITDRETSWKKPELVTPLTLTVLEGGNMKAKTTLLINGQCKEVELMLEKTSEPNKYMAYGGKRVVYIEPTEVKDHYIFYCEGEIQGEQARMAKLVGRDPESNEEALENFREFLRAKGFNQEIFSPKQSDTCSPGTDQEPEA